A single genomic interval of Fimbriimonadaceae bacterium harbors:
- the recF gene encoding DNA replication and repair protein RecF (All proteins in this family for which functions are known are DNA-binding proteins that assist the filamentation of RecA onto DNA for the initiation of recombination or recombinational repair.), whose amino-acid sequence MSSSGGISPGEIRFGARMVSLRRFRNFEELDLELSEGFNVLAGPNAQGKTNFLEALHWVSTTRLLRGMRDAEAIQDGADAAEVLVELLSSNTQLGMRLVRGARKRATLNGVGLPRAADLLGRMPCVSLTTLDLPIVRNDPAERRMFLDVELSQLYPAYLRHLSLYKRALEQRNALVRASRERFVSPSEFEPWESPMAEHGAALRTMRSAFLERLVPHAEEVHASMGGGEGLRLAYTPRDEATGASELADALGATRAADQARGGTSVGPHRDDFAIAIEDREARLFGSQGQQRTAVIALKMATLEVAREELGAPPLLLLDDMLSDLDETRRAMLVERTLECAGQAVLTCTEASSAGPEILEKARVFNVRAGTIGPA is encoded by the coding sequence TTGAGCTCTTCCGGAGGGATCTCACCGGGGGAAATCCGGTTCGGGGCGCGGATGGTCTCGCTGCGCCGGTTTCGGAACTTCGAGGAGTTGGATCTCGAGCTGAGCGAGGGGTTCAACGTTCTGGCGGGCCCGAACGCCCAGGGAAAGACGAACTTCCTCGAGGCCTTGCACTGGGTCTCCACCACGCGTCTGCTGCGAGGCATGCGCGACGCCGAAGCGATCCAGGACGGAGCCGACGCGGCCGAGGTGCTCGTCGAGCTGCTTTCCTCGAACACGCAGTTGGGGATGCGGTTGGTGCGGGGGGCGCGCAAGCGAGCCACGCTGAACGGGGTCGGTCTGCCGCGCGCCGCTGACTTGTTGGGGCGGATGCCGTGCGTGAGCCTGACAACGCTCGACCTGCCAATCGTGCGCAACGATCCGGCCGAGCGAAGAATGTTCCTCGACGTCGAGCTGAGCCAGCTCTATCCGGCGTATCTGAGGCACCTCAGTCTGTACAAGCGGGCGCTCGAGCAGCGGAACGCGCTGGTGCGGGCCAGTCGGGAGCGCTTCGTCTCCCCTTCGGAGTTCGAGCCTTGGGAGAGCCCGATGGCCGAACACGGAGCGGCGCTTCGGACCATGCGCAGCGCCTTTCTCGAGCGCCTGGTTCCCCACGCGGAGGAGGTGCACGCTTCGATGGGGGGCGGCGAAGGCCTCCGCCTGGCCTACACGCCGCGCGACGAGGCGACGGGCGCTTCGGAACTGGCGGACGCCCTTGGGGCGACGCGTGCGGCCGACCAGGCGCGTGGAGGCACGAGCGTGGGTCCGCACCGCGACGACTTTGCCATCGCGATCGAGGATCGCGAGGCCCGGCTGTTCGGGTCGCAGGGCCAGCAGCGCACGGCCGTGATCGCGCTGAAGATGGCGACCCTGGAGGTGGCGCGCGAAGAGCTGGGCGCCCCGCCGTTGCTGCTGCTCGACGACATGTTGTCGGACCTCGACGAGACACGCAGGGCGATGCTGGTCGAGCGGACGCTGGAATGTGCAGGGCAGGCGGTGTTAACGTGCACAGAAGCATCGTCCGCGGGTCCGGAAATCTTGGAGAAGGCGCGCGTGTTCAACGTGCGCGCCGGCACGATAGGCCCGGCGTAA
- a CDS encoding DCC1-like thiol-disulfide oxidoreductase family protein → MSADRLLLYDGVCALCNRVVAFVLRRDRARRYRFASLQSPAALPYLQRHGVDPDAMDTFVLVLDPDTDRERVLVRGRAGVRVLGEMRGLLSLMRAAAWLPTPLLDWGYNLVARNRYRVFGQFDACPLPPPEHRDRFS, encoded by the coding sequence ATGTCGGCCGACCGTCTCCTGCTGTACGACGGGGTATGCGCGCTCTGCAACCGCGTGGTCGCCTTCGTGCTCCGGCGGGACCGGGCGCGCCGTTACCGATTCGCCTCGCTCCAGTCGCCCGCGGCCCTGCCTTATCTGCAGCGCCACGGCGTCGATCCCGATGCGATGGACACGTTCGTGCTCGTCCTCGACCCCGACACGGATCGGGAGCGTGTGCTCGTTCGCGGGCGAGCCGGCGTGCGCGTGCTCGGCGAGATGAGGGGCCTCCTTTCGCTGATGCGCGCGGCCGCGTGGCTGCCGACGCCTCTGTTGGACTGGGGCTACAACCTCGTCGCCCGCAACCGCTACCGCGTGTTTGGCCAGTTCGACGCGTGTCCCCTGCCACCCCCCGAACACCGCGACCGCTTCTCCTGA
- a CDS encoding long-chain fatty acid--CoA ligase, giving the protein MAANNLGELLRASCSKWGDEPAFLVRSKHGFEPVSYATLWQRATAYAAALRALGVARGDRVAIQSENCPEWAQADWACQLLGAILVPIYPTLPPDQSQYIVADSEAKLLLAGSDEQTAKHAAGRPAEILQLLEGEDSLDARAQQLLGSLTDADVEEAIRGTLPGDPATIIYTSGTTGAPKGAILAHEGFTSLMEAIVGSLPIDHNDRFLSFLPMSHVYERVAGQILPISCGATIGFAGSLRSLPSDMKAVQPTVMLCVPRFLESIRDKVVDKASKAPLVRRKLFNLAKDQLVKRYRGKPAPLAGLMDVLVGAKVRELTGGKLRFFVSGGAALPTHVSEFFMAFGMPMLQGYGLTETTAATCINHPDDNHPDTVGPPIAGVEVRIADDGEILVRGKSRMIGYWNLPEETAQAIDSDGWFHTGDIGVFEGPYLKITDRKKDILVLGNGKNVAPQPIENKLKESPLIAEAVLFGDGMDCVCALIVPDFDALTQAAAEHGLAPAPPEQLIELDAVKQLIKREIDAVNKTLANFELVKKHRLLSATFSIEGGELTPTLKVRRKVVKEKYADVLADLLG; this is encoded by the coding sequence GTGGCGGCGAACAACCTGGGCGAATTGTTGCGGGCATCCTGCTCGAAGTGGGGCGACGAGCCCGCGTTCCTCGTGCGTTCCAAGCACGGTTTCGAACCCGTTTCGTACGCGACCCTGTGGCAGCGGGCGACCGCCTACGCCGCCGCCCTCCGCGCCCTGGGCGTCGCGCGCGGGGACCGCGTGGCGATCCAAAGCGAGAACTGCCCCGAGTGGGCGCAGGCCGACTGGGCGTGCCAACTGCTGGGCGCCATCCTCGTTCCCATCTACCCCACGCTGCCGCCCGACCAGTCGCAGTACATCGTCGCGGACTCGGAGGCGAAGCTCCTCCTCGCCGGTTCGGACGAGCAGACGGCGAAGCACGCCGCAGGACGTCCGGCCGAGATCCTGCAGTTGCTCGAAGGCGAGGACTCGCTCGACGCCCGAGCGCAACAATTGTTAGGGTCCCTAACGGATGCGGACGTTGAGGAGGCGATTCGGGGCACGTTGCCCGGCGACCCCGCCACGATCATCTACACGAGCGGGACCACGGGCGCGCCCAAGGGGGCCATCCTCGCACACGAGGGGTTCACGAGCCTCATGGAGGCTATCGTGGGCAGCTTGCCGATCGACCACAACGACCGGTTCCTCAGCTTCCTGCCGATGAGCCACGTCTACGAACGCGTGGCGGGGCAGATTCTGCCGATCTCGTGCGGGGCGACGATCGGGTTCGCCGGCAGCCTGCGTTCGCTGCCCTCGGATATGAAGGCCGTGCAACCCACGGTGATGCTCTGCGTCCCCCGGTTCCTCGAGTCGATCCGCGACAAGGTCGTGGACAAGGCGTCGAAGGCGCCGCTCGTGCGCCGCAAACTCTTCAACCTGGCCAAGGACCAACTGGTCAAGCGCTACCGCGGGAAGCCGGCCCCGCTCGCCGGGCTGATGGACGTTCTCGTTGGGGCGAAGGTGCGCGAGCTCACCGGCGGCAAGCTGCGGTTCTTCGTATCGGGCGGCGCCGCCCTTCCCACCCACGTGAGCGAGTTCTTCATGGCGTTCGGCATGCCCATGCTCCAGGGCTACGGGCTCACCGAAACCACCGCGGCCACATGCATCAACCACCCCGACGACAACCACCCGGACACCGTGGGTCCGCCAATCGCGGGGGTCGAGGTGCGGATCGCGGACGACGGCGAGATCCTCGTGCGCGGGAAGAGCCGCATGATCGGGTACTGGAACCTCCCCGAGGAGACCGCCCAGGCGATCGACTCCGACGGGTGGTTCCACACCGGCGACATCGGCGTGTTCGAGGGGCCGTATCTCAAGATCACCGACCGGAAGAAGGACATCCTCGTGCTGGGCAACGGCAAGAACGTCGCGCCCCAGCCCATCGAGAACAAGCTGAAGGAGAGCCCACTGATCGCGGAGGCCGTGTTGTTCGGCGACGGCATGGACTGCGTCTGCGCGCTGATCGTGCCCGATTTCGACGCGTTGACGCAGGCGGCGGCGGAGCACGGCCTCGCCCCCGCGCCGCCCGAGCAGCTCATCGAGCTCGACGCGGTGAAGCAACTGATCAAGCGGGAAATCGACGCAGTCAACAAGACGCTCGCGAACTTCGAGCTGGTGAAGAAGCACCGTCTGCTTTCGGCGACCTTCTCCATCGAGGGCGGGGAGCTGACCCCGACGTTGAAGGTGCGGCGCAAGGTCGTGAAAGAGAAGTACGCCGACGTCCTTGCCGACCTGCTGGGCTAG
- a CDS encoding S41 family peptidase, which yields MLCALLLPLFVEDAPFLRTPDVHGDKVVFTCEGDLWLGSISKLEAVRLTRHEGTEMDARFSPDGSKIAFTAEYDGVREAYVMPTAGGVPKRITYRHDYAFVQDWTPDGKSVLLRARSLPRSFGLYQVPADGGPESKLPIEFASHAAYAPNGQLVFTRFYRASDAWFHYKGGMQNQIWTADLGAKRFKQITNVDGTNEYPVAAAGHAVFANERDGTFRLLAVPLAGGAPKPLGSASDVEIRELAGDDAHVVYERGRGIEMADPATGKITPLPFRLVSDRMHMVPFHTDPEPIGAYAISPTGKRVYAEARGQILDLPVGDGESRVWKRQDGARLRLPKPSPDGKSLAYTSDASGEQQLVVANIDGSGEHALTTDAKRQLVDFRWSPDSKWILLYDSEMRLRLVDAATGQDRVIHQEILSWGPTPTSFSPDSKWIALTQTDPISNQTNLALYEIATAKTTVLGHPLAYDTAPAFSSDGKYLAFLSRRTFSAVDDAILNQLNTEPATQIMLMLLSAKEKNPLALKDPVEGAEKPEEKSDKAKEVEVAIDFDGLYERSIALPLKPGKYTQVAMVGSKVIFADDEAVASYDLGAKAPATITPGTTFELSADGKKLLVRNRVVDVAGKDLPPTAGALKTNGLTLLIDPASEWKQMYWDAWRLLRDYFYVPNMNGVDWPAIGKKYATYLDSVRSRDELDILIRWMQSELGSSHEYLQPGDERELLKPVAGGFLGIDTEPDPSGKLRLTKVIRGDGLREDERSPLAVAGIDAKEGEFLLAVAGQPLDARSDYRAALVGRAGQIVSVVLNDKPTLEGARTVFVKPIGNETRMRRLEWVEQNRRYVEKASGGKVGYLYLAAMSGPDVEDFIRQFYPQRNKEALIVDTRFNNGGYTQNTINKILSEKLTGFFNMRASSASWTRNGDYFLGPKVCITNEFNVSCGEEFPHRFRDLGLGPIIGRRTYGGEVGSSPGWPLADGGVVSVPNYGMWTPKDGWVIEGPGVSPDIDVPSDPNAFAIGKDPQLDKSVEWLLDDLKRHPVVQPKQPADPIRIRRGGG from the coding sequence ATGCTGTGCGCTCTGCTGCTTCCGCTCTTCGTCGAGGACGCCCCCTTCCTCCGCACGCCCGACGTCCACGGCGACAAGGTCGTTTTCACGTGCGAAGGAGATCTCTGGCTCGGCTCGATCTCCAAGCTCGAGGCCGTGCGCCTCACGCGCCACGAGGGCACCGAGATGGATGCCCGGTTCTCGCCCGACGGCTCCAAGATCGCGTTCACAGCCGAGTACGACGGCGTGCGGGAGGCCTACGTGATGCCCACCGCCGGCGGCGTTCCCAAGCGGATCACGTACCGCCACGACTACGCCTTCGTGCAGGACTGGACCCCCGATGGCAAGTCGGTCCTGCTTCGCGCGCGCAGCCTGCCGCGCAGCTTCGGCCTCTACCAGGTCCCGGCCGACGGCGGCCCCGAGTCCAAACTGCCGATCGAATTCGCATCGCACGCGGCGTACGCGCCGAACGGCCAACTCGTCTTCACGCGCTTCTACCGCGCCTCCGACGCGTGGTTCCACTACAAGGGCGGCATGCAGAACCAGATCTGGACCGCCGACCTCGGCGCCAAGCGCTTCAAGCAGATCACCAACGTCGACGGCACGAACGAGTACCCCGTCGCGGCCGCAGGCCACGCCGTGTTCGCCAACGAACGCGACGGGACCTTCCGGCTCCTGGCGGTGCCTCTGGCGGGAGGGGCTCCCAAACCCCTCGGCTCGGCCAGCGACGTCGAGATCCGCGAACTCGCGGGCGACGACGCGCACGTCGTCTACGAACGCGGACGCGGCATCGAGATGGCGGACCCCGCCACCGGCAAGATCACGCCCCTCCCGTTCCGACTCGTCAGCGACCGGATGCACATGGTGCCGTTCCACACCGATCCCGAACCGATCGGCGCCTACGCGATCAGTCCCACGGGCAAACGCGTCTACGCCGAAGCACGGGGCCAAATCCTCGACCTGCCGGTCGGCGATGGCGAGAGCAGGGTGTGGAAGCGTCAGGATGGCGCTCGGCTCCGCCTGCCCAAGCCCAGCCCCGACGGCAAAAGCCTGGCCTACACCAGCGACGCCAGCGGGGAACAGCAGCTCGTCGTCGCGAACATCGACGGCAGCGGCGAACACGCCCTCACCACCGACGCGAAGCGCCAACTCGTGGACTTCCGATGGAGCCCCGACTCGAAGTGGATCCTGCTCTACGACAGCGAGATGCGCCTTCGGCTCGTCGACGCCGCCACCGGCCAAGACCGCGTGATCCACCAGGAGATCCTGAGCTGGGGACCGACGCCCACCTCGTTCTCACCGGACTCCAAATGGATCGCGCTCACCCAGACCGATCCGATTTCGAACCAGACCAACCTCGCGCTCTACGAGATCGCGACGGCGAAAACCACCGTGCTCGGGCACCCCCTGGCCTACGACACCGCGCCGGCCTTCAGCTCCGACGGCAAGTACCTCGCGTTCCTCTCGAGACGCACCTTCTCGGCGGTCGACGACGCCATCCTCAACCAGTTGAACACGGAGCCCGCCACGCAGATCATGCTGATGCTGCTCTCCGCCAAGGAGAAGAACCCGCTCGCCCTCAAAGACCCCGTCGAAGGGGCGGAAAAGCCCGAAGAGAAGTCCGATAAGGCCAAGGAGGTCGAGGTCGCGATCGATTTCGACGGCCTGTACGAGCGCTCGATCGCGCTTCCCCTCAAGCCGGGCAAGTACACGCAGGTCGCCATGGTGGGATCGAAGGTGATCTTCGCCGACGACGAGGCGGTCGCCTCCTACGACTTGGGCGCCAAGGCCCCCGCCACGATCACGCCGGGCACGACCTTCGAGCTGAGCGCCGATGGCAAGAAGCTCCTGGTCCGCAACCGCGTCGTGGATGTCGCAGGAAAGGACCTGCCCCCGACGGCCGGCGCGCTCAAGACCAACGGCCTCACGTTGTTGATCGACCCGGCCTCCGAGTGGAAGCAGATGTACTGGGACGCGTGGCGCCTGCTGCGCGACTACTTCTACGTCCCCAACATGAACGGGGTGGATTGGCCGGCGATCGGCAAGAAATACGCCACGTACCTCGATTCGGTGCGCAGCCGGGACGAGCTCGACATCCTCATCCGCTGGATGCAGTCGGAGTTGGGATCGTCCCACGAGTATCTGCAGCCCGGCGACGAGCGCGAACTGCTCAAGCCGGTCGCCGGCGGGTTCCTCGGCATCGATACCGAGCCGGACCCCTCCGGGAAGCTCCGCCTCACGAAGGTGATCCGCGGCGACGGCCTCCGGGAGGACGAGCGTTCGCCGCTCGCCGTCGCCGGCATCGACGCCAAGGAGGGCGAGTTCCTCCTCGCCGTGGCGGGCCAACCGCTCGACGCCCGCTCCGATTACCGGGCCGCGCTTGTGGGCCGGGCCGGTCAGATCGTCTCCGTCGTGCTGAACGACAAGCCGACGCTCGAAGGGGCGCGCACCGTGTTCGTCAAGCCGATCGGCAACGAGACGCGCATGCGCCGGCTCGAGTGGGTGGAACAGAACCGGCGCTACGTCGAGAAGGCGTCGGGAGGGAAGGTCGGCTACCTCTACCTCGCCGCGATGTCCGGGCCCGACGTGGAGGACTTCATCCGCCAGTTCTATCCGCAGCGCAACAAGGAGGCGCTCATCGTGGACACGCGCTTCAACAACGGCGGCTACACGCAGAACACCATCAACAAGATCCTGTCGGAGAAGCTGACCGGGTTCTTCAACATGCGGGCGAGCTCGGCATCTTGGACGCGGAACGGCGACTACTTCCTCGGGCCCAAGGTCTGCATCACCAACGAGTTCAACGTGTCCTGCGGCGAGGAGTTTCCCCACCGGTTCCGCGACCTCGGCCTTGGGCCGATCATCGGCCGCAGAACGTATGGCGGCGAGGTCGGCTCGTCGCCCGGCTGGCCCCTCGCCGACGGCGGCGTCGTGTCCGTTCCCAACTACGGGATGTGGACGCCGAAGGACGGGTGGGTGATCGAGGGTCCCGGGGTCTCCCCCGACATCGACGTTCCCAGCGATCCCAACGCGTTCGCCATCGGGAAGGACCCCCAACTCGACAAGTCGGTCGAGTGGCTGCTCGACGATCTGAAGCGGCACCCGGTGGTGCAGCCGAAACAACCCGCCGATCCGATCCGCATCCGCCGCGGCGGCGGGTAG
- a CDS encoding DUF58 domain-containing protein gives MIPTKRCWLLIALGIPVVAACAAAGAPWLGLLYDAVVLGAALVSGLQAADAGKLRVRRKFDPVLSVNVANRIDVTVENEGAEPLRGVLRDEPPPDFEATTREFPLRVAPGDVAEFHYWITPRERGSDFFRGTFVRVPGPLGLVERIWRLPSEQPVRVYPNVLALREFDLLRQRGHLRQMGIRRSRMRGLGMEFESLREYTEGDDFRKIDWKATARRGKLVVRNFEQERNQSVVLGIDVGRLMLAEVDGVRKLDHVLDAVLMLAHAAARAGDCVGILVYADTVRRSILPRKGRNTLGAIIEAVHDLEAEPVESDPARAFAYFASRWNRRSLLICFSDVEDEEQARSMAAALGPLSKRHLTLLARVADPRLFALAHAGVESRQDLYRRAAAQQLETERARAGSMLGGRGIHTLDAEPQELATALVSFYFGVKERGAL, from the coding sequence ATGATTCCGACGAAGCGGTGTTGGCTCCTGATCGCGCTGGGCATTCCGGTCGTCGCGGCCTGCGCCGCCGCGGGAGCCCCCTGGCTCGGGCTCCTCTACGACGCCGTCGTGTTGGGGGCGGCGCTGGTTTCCGGGCTGCAGGCCGCCGATGCGGGGAAGCTCCGCGTTCGCAGGAAGTTCGATCCCGTGCTCTCCGTCAACGTGGCGAACCGCATCGACGTGACGGTCGAGAACGAGGGGGCCGAGCCGTTGCGCGGGGTGCTGCGGGACGAACCTCCGCCGGACTTCGAGGCGACGACGCGCGAGTTTCCGCTCCGCGTGGCGCCGGGCGACGTCGCCGAGTTCCACTACTGGATCACTCCCCGCGAACGCGGCAGCGATTTCTTCCGCGGCACGTTCGTTCGGGTCCCGGGCCCCCTGGGGCTTGTGGAGCGCATCTGGCGCCTGCCGAGCGAGCAGCCGGTGCGCGTCTATCCCAACGTGCTGGCCCTGCGCGAGTTCGACCTGCTCCGCCAGCGCGGCCACCTGCGCCAGATGGGCATCCGCCGTTCGCGCATGCGCGGGCTGGGGATGGAGTTCGAGTCGCTGCGCGAGTACACCGAAGGGGACGATTTCCGCAAGATCGATTGGAAAGCCACCGCGCGCCGAGGCAAGCTCGTCGTGCGCAACTTCGAACAGGAGCGCAACCAATCGGTCGTCCTCGGCATCGACGTCGGCCGGCTCATGCTGGCGGAGGTCGACGGCGTTCGCAAGCTCGACCACGTCCTCGACGCGGTCCTTATGCTCGCCCACGCGGCCGCGCGCGCGGGCGACTGTGTGGGCATCCTGGTCTACGCGGACACCGTGCGCCGCTCCATCCTGCCGCGCAAGGGCCGCAACACGCTCGGTGCGATCATCGAGGCGGTCCACGACCTCGAGGCGGAGCCGGTCGAGAGCGATCCCGCGCGGGCCTTCGCGTACTTCGCGTCCCGGTGGAACCGGCGTTCCCTGCTCATCTGCTTCTCGGACGTCGAGGACGAGGAGCAGGCGCGCTCGATGGCCGCCGCGCTGGGTCCGCTCTCCAAGCGGCACCTCACGCTCCTCGCCCGGGTCGCCGATCCGCGCCTGTTCGCTCTGGCGCACGCGGGCGTCGAGTCGAGGCAGGATCTGTACCGGAGGGCGGCGGCCCAGCAGTTGGAGACGGAGCGCGCCCGGGCGGGCTCGATGTTGGGAGGCCGCGGCATCCACACCCTCGACGCCGAGCCGCAGGAGCTGGCGACGGCCCTCGTCTCCTTCTACTTCGGCGTGAAGGAGCGCGGCGCACTCTAG
- a CDS encoding DUF1611 domain-containing protein yields MLRKEQRLALYMEGNLTTDPGKMGFGILRYSENPIACVIDSQHAGRRVEEVIQTPGSAPVVATVEEAAAAGAEVFVLGIAPPGGLVPPAWWPVIDRAVELGLSVVNGLHDLLGPRYPTLQAGQWVWDVRLEPEGLGVATGKAAALANRRVLMIGTDMAVGKMTAGLELWREAKRRGLRASFVATGQIGIVLTGSGVPLDAVRVDFAGGAIEREVLARAGDELVIVEGQGALCHPGSTSTLPLLRGACPTHLVLCHRAGQTHLRRLKEIAIPPLKPYMRLYEELASTCGTFPTPITVGVALNTSHLGEDEARDAVEQVERETGLPTTDPVRNGVESLLGAITTNDA; encoded by the coding sequence ATGCTTCGTAAGGAGCAGCGCCTCGCGCTGTATATGGAGGGGAACCTCACGACCGACCCGGGGAAGATGGGGTTCGGCATCCTGCGCTACTCCGAGAACCCGATCGCGTGCGTGATCGACTCCCAGCACGCGGGCCGGCGGGTCGAGGAGGTGATCCAGACGCCGGGCTCGGCCCCGGTGGTCGCCACGGTCGAGGAGGCAGCCGCTGCGGGAGCCGAGGTGTTCGTGTTGGGCATCGCCCCTCCGGGCGGGCTCGTGCCTCCCGCGTGGTGGCCGGTCATCGACCGGGCCGTGGAGCTGGGCCTGAGCGTGGTGAACGGACTGCACGACCTGCTCGGTCCGCGCTATCCGACGCTCCAGGCGGGGCAGTGGGTGTGGGACGTGCGCCTCGAGCCCGAGGGGCTGGGCGTGGCGACGGGCAAGGCCGCCGCGCTCGCCAACCGCCGCGTCCTGATGATCGGCACCGATATGGCCGTGGGGAAGATGACGGCGGGGCTCGAGTTGTGGAGAGAGGCCAAACGGCGCGGCCTGCGCGCCTCGTTCGTCGCCACGGGTCAGATCGGCATCGTGCTGACCGGATCGGGCGTCCCCTTGGACGCCGTGCGGGTGGACTTCGCCGGCGGAGCGATCGAGCGCGAGGTGCTGGCCCGGGCGGGAGACGAACTGGTGATCGTCGAAGGCCAAGGCGCGTTGTGCCACCCGGGCAGCACTTCGACGCTGCCCCTGCTCCGAGGCGCCTGTCCCACACACCTCGTGCTGTGCCACCGGGCGGGGCAGACGCACCTGCGCCGCCTCAAGGAGATCGCCATCCCTCCGCTCAAGCCCTACATGCGGCTCTACGAAGAACTCGCGTCCACGTGCGGGACCTTTCCAACCCCGATCACCGTGGGCGTCGCGCTCAACACGTCCCACCTCGGCGAAGACGAGGCCAGGGATGCCGTGGAGCAAGTGGAACGGGAGACCGGCCTACCCACCACGGACCCGGTCCGCAACGGTGTGGAATCCCTCCTCGGCGCCATCACGACCAACGACGCCTAG
- a CDS encoding C40 family peptidase, giving the protein MRAFVLLFLLAVAALAGADVRVLGKLGQALEATPIYSNADKGARVYYRAKQYEYLVVQDFKFPQWRKVLLQNGKFGYVPSDLVAELPYEVTLDASTRGAALSSRAGAGSTVASQSLRYMGTPYKWGGNNLQNGIDCSGFVKQLFGQIGVDLPRTAAEQVNYGKPITKLEDLQAGDRLYFWDAKRGKVGHTGIYLGNGYFSHASSGKGQVSTDYLGAAKWLKILVAARR; this is encoded by the coding sequence ATGCGGGCATTCGTACTCCTTTTTCTCCTCGCCGTTGCCGCTCTTGCGGGAGCGGACGTACGTGTTTTGGGCAAGCTCGGGCAGGCGCTCGAAGCCACGCCGATCTACTCCAACGCGGACAAGGGCGCGCGTGTCTACTACCGCGCCAAGCAGTACGAGTACCTGGTCGTCCAAGACTTCAAATTCCCGCAGTGGCGCAAGGTGCTCCTGCAGAACGGCAAGTTCGGCTACGTGCCGAGCGACCTCGTTGCGGAGCTTCCCTACGAGGTGACCTTGGACGCCAGCACGCGCGGCGCCGCGCTGTCGTCGCGGGCCGGCGCCGGATCGACGGTCGCGAGCCAGTCGCTCCGCTACATGGGCACGCCCTACAAGTGGGGAGGCAACAACTTGCAGAACGGCATCGACTGTTCCGGCTTTGTGAAGCAGTTGTTCGGGCAGATCGGCGTCGACCTTCCGCGAACGGCCGCCGAGCAGGTGAACTACGGCAAGCCGATCACCAAGCTCGAAGATCTGCAGGCGGGCGACCGGCTGTACTTCTGGGACGCGAAGCGCGGCAAGGTGGGCCACACGGGCATCTACCTGGGCAACGGCTACTTCTCGCACGCGAGTTCGGGGAAAGGCCAAGTGAGCACCGACTATCTCGGCGCCGCCAAGTGGCTGAAGATCCTCGTCGCGGCTCGACGCTAG
- a CDS encoding RDD family protein produces the protein MTHEFAILSPEKTILTYPLARLGSRVMAHLLDVMLIGVALVGIQFVFGLLSIVEPGLATAVLSLTALLGPFAYFILLEGLWNGQSLGKKAVGIRVRMADGTPVTFGAALGRNLMRPADLFPGSYFVGLLAVFTNPRSQRLGDLVAGTVVVHERTDPPQFHTAPHQVGIHPLESAVGDLRGMTQEEYVALKRLCDRFPELPAGVQERVVREVWLPFAQRRSVPEAPNVHPIFLAEAVVMRYGRIHGLL, from the coding sequence ATGACGCACGAGTTTGCCATTCTCAGCCCCGAAAAAACCATCTTGACCTACCCGCTCGCGCGCTTGGGCAGCCGCGTTATGGCGCACCTTCTGGATGTGATGCTGATAGGCGTCGCCCTCGTGGGCATCCAGTTCGTCTTCGGACTCCTGTCCATCGTGGAGCCTGGGCTTGCCACGGCCGTGCTCTCCCTGACCGCGTTGCTCGGACCGTTCGCCTACTTCATCCTATTGGAGGGCTTGTGGAACGGGCAGAGCCTCGGCAAGAAGGCCGTCGGGATCCGGGTCCGCATGGCCGACGGAACGCCCGTGACGTTCGGCGCGGCGTTGGGACGCAACCTCATGCGCCCCGCGGATCTGTTCCCCGGCTCGTACTTCGTCGGGCTCCTCGCCGTGTTCACCAATCCCCGATCGCAGCGGCTCGGAGACCTCGTGGCCGGCACGGTCGTCGTTCACGAGCGCACCGATCCCCCCCAGTTCCACACGGCGCCCCACCAGGTCGGCATCCACCCCTTGGAAAGCGCCGTGGGCGATCTGCGCGGCATGACCCAAGAGGAGTACGTGGCGCTCAAGCGGCTTTGCGACCGCTTTCCAGAACTGCCCGCGGGGGTCCAGGAGCGCGTGGTCCGCGAAGTGTGGCTGCCCTTCGCGCAGCGCCGCTCGGTCCCCGAGGCCCCCAACGTCCACCCGATCTTTCTTGCGGAGGCGGTCGTCATGCGCTACGGCCGAATCCATGGACTCCTGTAA